The genomic window CGAGTCGAGGCCATCCGTGCCCTAAATGCCGCCGTCCACGTAACACAGGCCAATTACGACGATACGGTGCGTATGGCACAGGCCTATGAGACAGCAACCGGCGCCCGTCTGGTGCAGGACACCAGCTTTGCCGGTTACACCGAGGTTCCCCGGGACATCGTTCTGGGGTATTCCACCATGGCCGCCGAGGCCTTGGAGCAGCTGAAGGCGCACGGAGTATCCCCCACCCATGTTTTTTTACAGGCGGGCGTGGGTTCCATGGCCGGTGGAGTTATCGGCTATCTGGTCCGGACGCTGGGCAGCCGTGCGCCCCGTTTTACCATACTGGAGGCCTGGGAGAGCGCATGCATCTTTGCATCAGCACGGGAAGGAAAATGGACGGGCATCGGCGGGCATCCGAGAACCGCCATGGCGGGCCTCAACTGCGGCGAGCCCAATCCCGACATGCTGCCCGTTATAGAGGCGTTTGCTGAATTCTTTGTGCGGTGCACCGATGCCGTCAGCTACAGGGGCATGCGCCGGCTGGCCCGCCCTCTGGGCGGGGATCCCGCGGTGGTTTCCGGAGAATGCGGCGCGGTGGGTTTGGGCGTTTTGATGGAGCTTGCCGAGGACCCCGGTCTTTTGTGCTGGAAGAAACGGATGGGGATCGATGAACGTTCCAATATCCTGCTATTCAGCACCGAGGGTGCCACGGATAAAGAGCATTATGAAAAAATCATGGGGGAGGATCACGGCAATGAAATTTGAAGAGATGAAGGACGATTTGATCCGGCTGGCACAAAAGGCGGTGCAAACCCGAAGCTATTCCAATGAGGAGGGCG from Gehongia tenuis includes these protein-coding regions:
- a CDS encoding diaminopropionate ammonia-lyase, with amino-acid sequence MLPAYFEASNFQKVLRYHQSLPGYQQTPLVALPGLARVLGVGGIYLKDESRRFGLNAFKGLGASYALHELLQRETLREVVSATDGNHGRALAWAAQNAGLKATIFMPKGSSECRVEAIRALNAAVHVTQANYDDTVRMAQAYETATGARLVQDTSFAGYTEVPRDIVLGYSTMAAEALEQLKAHGVSPTHVFLQAGVGSMAGGVIGYLVRTLGSRAPRFTILEAWESACIFASAREGKWTGIGGHPRTAMAGLNCGEPNPDMLPVIEAFAEFFVRCTDAVSYRGMRRLARPLGGDPAVVSGECGAVGLGVLMELAEDPGLLCWKKRMGIDERSNILLFSTEGATDKEHYEKIMGEDHGNEI